From a region of the Pseudanabaena sp. ABRG5-3 genome:
- a CDS encoding cytochrome P450, producing MHTLLSPAMISLSTVFPYLFPTTMIMIAGILGWQYWAKRKRYQSLKALPSPSGHWLLGNIPQILAAVKKKQFFQLLFDWSKQYGSIYVYWAGAPVVVLSKPSVIESTVINGMRDGSLIRSQTATRAWNDISGAILLGQSGAEWQWRRKAWNPEFSPVGISAYIGVVEQACSQITNKITADVSSESIPVDRLFVELTMRVIASLLLGIPVDSKVVGPEGSPLDVPKVYEAMSVLGYRFLRVATGEKPWQKYLPTQTSRDYWAARRYIEQFLTPRVDLALQLRDQQVKDSSSISPLFQESMLVKIASKEPRYTRETLIAEVIELMIAGTDTTAHTLSFTVGELAAHPEVFQKAQAIADQVWQKHGAISIESLKELNYIRAIVKETLRLYSVASGSTSLQVVKPTTIEGMTIPVGTKIFWSMLAAGRDAETYSQPDKFLPERWLEEGHGSLSLPMIDFGSGSHRCLGEHLAMLEATIMLAQLLRNFDWELVNGRASLENLQQNLLIYPADGMPLRFRLRESISI from the coding sequence CATTGGTTATTAGGAAACATTCCTCAAATATTGGCAGCAGTAAAGAAAAAACAATTTTTTCAACTACTGTTTGATTGGAGTAAGCAATATGGTTCGATCTATGTTTATTGGGCAGGTGCTCCTGTTGTCGTTTTAAGTAAGCCTTCAGTCATTGAAAGCACGGTTATCAATGGCATGAGAGATGGGAGCTTAATTAGGTCTCAAACTGCAACTCGTGCTTGGAATGATATTAGTGGTGCAATTTTACTCGGACAAAGTGGAGCAGAATGGCAATGGCGACGCAAAGCTTGGAATCCAGAATTTAGCCCAGTGGGAATTTCGGCATATATCGGCGTTGTCGAGCAAGCCTGTTCGCAAATTACTAACAAAATTACAGCCGATGTTTCTTCAGAATCAATTCCTGTCGATCGCTTGTTTGTGGAATTGACAATGCGGGTAATTGCTAGCTTACTGTTAGGCATTCCTGTAGATAGCAAAGTCGTTGGTCCTGAGGGATCGCCCCTAGATGTTCCCAAAGTTTACGAAGCAATGTCAGTCCTTGGCTATCGATTTCTGCGTGTCGCCACAGGTGAAAAGCCTTGGCAGAAATATTTACCTACACAAACATCTCGCGATTATTGGGCAGCCCGACGATATATTGAACAATTTCTCACGCCTCGTGTAGACCTTGCTCTGCAACTCAGAGATCAACAGGTTAAGGACTCTAGTTCGATTTCTCCTTTATTCCAAGAGTCGATGTTGGTCAAAATTGCCTCTAAAGAACCTCGTTATACAAGGGAGACGCTGATTGCTGAGGTAATTGAGTTAATGATTGCTGGGACTGATACTACAGCCCATACTCTATCCTTTACCGTTGGTGAGTTAGCTGCTCATCCAGAGGTTTTCCAAAAAGCTCAAGCGATCGCCGATCAGGTATGGCAAAAGCATGGAGCTATTTCTATTGAAAGTCTGAAAGAACTCAACTATATCCGTGCCATTGTTAAAGAAACACTTCGTCTCTATTCCGTTGCGTCTGGTTCTACTTCATTACAAGTGGTCAAACCAACCACCATTGAGGGAATGACCATTCCTGTAGGTACGAAAATATTTTGGTCAATGCTAGCTGCTGGAAGGGATGCTGAGACATATTCCCAACCTGATAAATTTCTACCAGAGCGTTGGCTCGAAGAAGGGCATGGAAGTCTTTCCCTACCGATGATTGATTTTGGATCAGGTTCGCATCGCTGTCTCGGTGAACATTTAGCAATGCTAGAAGCAACGATTATGTTGGCGCAGCTATTGAGAAATTTTGACTGGGAGTTGGTCAATGGTCGTGCATCTCTGGAAAATCTCCAACAGAATCTCTTGATTTATCCTGCCGATGGGATGCCCTTGCGATTTCGCTTGAGGGAATCTATAAGCATTTAG
- a CDS encoding DUF4336 domain-containing protein, translating to MTAQATHHKSEHEPSSPKDWSWKFWQVVPLYPYGQRRTIRKEIVKDAIWTFEQIQGIFYVVVPIRMTVVKLAAGGLLVYAPVAPTPECIRLVNELVAEHGEVKYIILPTVSGIEHKVFVGPFARQFPKAHVYVSPHQWSFPFNLPLSWLGLPWGRTSLLPEDSSKVPFADQFDYAVLGSIELGLGKFAEVALFDKRSQTLLVTDTIVSVPEKPPEILQINPYPLLFHARDGADEPIVDTEVNRIRGWQRTALFLFYFRPQVLETVSFFQALLDIAKAPERSRKALFGLYPFRWKYNWYQSFEALRGNGRIFVAPILQTLILNRDPQTVIAWADQVASWNFVRIVPCHFDNAIAATPNDFRRAFSFLEKNPQLSYIPHLPEEDFEVLNQINDILQNNRITTAAKDKI from the coding sequence ATGACTGCCCAAGCAACACATCACAAGTCTGAGCATGAGCCAAGCAGCCCAAAGGACTGGTCGTGGAAATTTTGGCAGGTTGTGCCGCTTTATCCCTATGGTCAAAGACGCACTATTCGCAAAGAAATTGTCAAGGATGCAATCTGGACTTTCGAGCAGATTCAGGGGATTTTTTATGTAGTTGTACCGATCCGCATGACGGTAGTGAAGTTGGCGGCTGGCGGACTGCTGGTATATGCCCCCGTTGCCCCAACTCCCGAATGTATTCGCCTCGTTAATGAACTGGTCGCCGAGCATGGTGAGGTCAAATACATCATTTTGCCCACGGTGTCAGGGATCGAGCATAAGGTATTTGTAGGTCCCTTTGCACGGCAGTTTCCTAAGGCTCACGTTTATGTCTCGCCGCACCAATGGAGCTTCCCCTTCAATTTGCCGCTTAGTTGGTTAGGTTTACCTTGGGGGCGTACATCCCTATTACCTGAGGATAGCTCGAAGGTTCCCTTTGCCGATCAGTTTGACTATGCGGTTCTAGGTTCGATTGAATTGGGTTTAGGAAAATTTGCGGAGGTAGCACTATTTGATAAGCGATCGCAGACTCTTTTAGTTACCGACACGATTGTTTCTGTTCCAGAAAAGCCACCAGAAATTTTGCAAATCAATCCCTATCCATTACTATTCCATGCTAGAGATGGTGCAGATGAACCCATTGTCGATACAGAAGTAAATCGGATTCGTGGTTGGCAAAGAACGGCTTTATTTCTATTCTATTTCCGTCCCCAAGTTTTGGAAACTGTTTCCTTTTTTCAAGCTTTACTAGATATTGCGAAAGCCCCAGAGCGATCGCGCAAAGCCTTGTTCGGTCTATACCCTTTCCGCTGGAAATATAACTGGTATCAATCCTTTGAAGCTCTACGTGGCAATGGACGTATTTTCGTTGCGCCCATCCTCCAGACTCTCATTCTCAATCGTGATCCACAAACGGTAATTGCATGGGCGGATCAGGTTGCTAGCTGGAATTTTGTGCGGATTGTTCCTTGCCACTTTGATAATGCGATCGCGGCAACACCCAATGATTTTCGCCGAGCCTTTAGCTTTTTAGAAAAGAATCCGCAATTATCATATATTCCCCACCTCCCTGAGGAAGATTTTGAGGTTCTCAATCAAATCAATGATATTTTGCAAAATAATCGTATTACTACAGCAGCAAAGGACAAAATCTAA
- a CDS encoding alr0857 family protein → MLKLTYTEAGLHLEKLDISLEEFVTNRMLLSLRSGSSIHIESSRAAFLLTADVVDLLLLKSVMTDQLASKLSVDKVDDRYVEVCFSGTWIASDLCAEEGTLVTALGDRVEFYLHKLWKLSESALTFANF, encoded by the coding sequence ATGTTGAAACTTACTTATACCGAAGCTGGATTGCATTTGGAGAAATTAGATATCTCCCTAGAGGAATTCGTCACCAATCGGATGTTGCTCAGTTTGCGTTCTGGCTCATCGATCCATATCGAATCCAGTCGCGCCGCCTTTCTCTTGACTGCGGATGTCGTTGATTTGTTGTTACTCAAGTCTGTCATGACCGATCAGCTCGCGAGCAAGCTGAGTGTGGATAAGGTTGACGATCGCTATGTTGAGGTTTGCTTTAGTGGTACTTGGATCGCTAGCGATCTCTGTGCTGAAGAAGGAACTCTTGTGACTGCCTTAGGCGATCGCGTTGAGTTCTATTTGCACAAACTCTGGAAACTCAGCGAGTCCGCTTTAACATTCGCGAACTTCTAG
- a CDS encoding HNH endonuclease — MQLINQYEPDVLRQSVVVFSQNYLPVSRINIKRAIALLVTGRAEPLELMSQQTWQVVSPRLVLQVPEHIRLTLTKSERFWRVPPVARREILRRDNHTCQYCGSTKKLTIDHVIPRSKGGLNTWENVVIACESCNQRKGNRTPHEANMTLRTKPKAPVHPTVAFAEQFWRSQEINTG, encoded by the coding sequence ATGCAACTTATTAACCAGTATGAACCAGATGTATTGAGGCAATCGGTAGTCGTGTTTTCGCAAAACTATCTGCCTGTGAGCCGTATCAATATCAAACGGGCGATCGCTTTGCTAGTCACAGGTCGCGCCGAACCCTTGGAACTAATGAGCCAACAAACTTGGCAAGTTGTTTCCCCCAGACTCGTCCTGCAAGTGCCAGAACATATCCGTCTGACGCTGACGAAATCGGAACGATTTTGGCGCGTTCCACCTGTCGCCCGTAGAGAAATCCTGCGCCGTGACAATCACACTTGCCAATATTGCGGTAGCACCAAAAAGCTGACGATCGATCACGTTATTCCTCGTTCTAAGGGTGGTCTGAATACTTGGGAAAACGTTGTTATTGCTTGCGAATCCTGCAATCAACGCAAAGGCAATCGCACTCCTCACGAAGCCAATATGACTTTGAGGACTAAGCCTAAAGCCCCCGTTCATCCTACCGTTGCCTTCGCAGAACAATTCTGGCGATCGCAAGAAATAAACACTGGATAA
- a CDS encoding HD domain-containing protein, protein MPNFEANLKTTIYPVDEKLLALAIAIATKAHEGQFDKAGKPYISHPLTVMAQMNTLESKIVAILHDAIEDSALTITDLVQQGFPDFIVKAIAAITKLKGEPYEDYILRVKSNAIARQVKIADLTHNMDISRIPNPTEKDFQRLEKYQKVLRQLI, encoded by the coding sequence ATGCCCAACTTTGAAGCAAATTTAAAAACTACGATTTATCCTGTAGATGAAAAACTTCTTGCCTTAGCGATCGCGATCGCTACCAAAGCCCATGAGGGGCAATTTGATAAAGCAGGTAAGCCCTATATTTCGCATCCCTTAACGGTGATGGCGCAGATGAATACGCTCGAAAGTAAGATTGTGGCGATTTTACATGATGCGATCGAGGATTCTGCTCTGACGATTACAGACCTAGTGCAGCAAGGATTTCCCGACTTTATTGTGAAAGCGATCGCTGCTATCACCAAGCTAAAGGGTGAGCCGTATGAAGATTATATTTTGCGGGTGAAGTCCAATGCGATCGCCCGTCAAGTCAAGATTGCTGATTTAACTCACAACATGGATATCAGTCGAATTCCTAACCCCACGGAAAAAGATTTTCAGCGTTTAGAAAAATATCAAAAAGTACTCAGACAGTTAATTTAA
- a CDS encoding response regulator yields the protein MSTPLFSAAKLNKANPNQKPKILVVDDEQDNLDLLYRTFRKEFVVFRANSGFKALEILAQEGEMAAIISDQRMPEMKGTEFLRLTVSDFPDTMRIVLTGYTDITDLIDAINSGQVHKYITKPWEPDQLKLVVSEATQNYDLLKQRSEELSRSRAQNALLSAIVEITQSSYQISNCVLPLASAFWQNFGADAVILQLVEHGTLTDTQAICGNSYWDLATDPLVHTAIATGQSQVCLNVDDPDQQYKTNIAIAITFREEVLGIFSMRWLSPNAISSGDVTAIQQCADEVAIALTCIRYYAQL from the coding sequence ATGAGTACACCTTTATTTTCTGCTGCTAAGCTAAATAAGGCTAATCCCAACCAAAAGCCAAAGATTTTGGTAGTGGATGATGAGCAAGATAATCTTGATTTGCTATATCGGACTTTTCGTAAAGAATTTGTGGTTTTTCGTGCGAATAGCGGCTTTAAGGCGCTAGAAATTCTCGCCCAAGAGGGGGAAATGGCGGCGATTATTTCCGATCAACGAATGCCTGAAATGAAGGGGACAGAGTTTCTGCGGCTCACTGTTTCCGATTTCCCTGATACGATGCGGATTGTGCTGACTGGTTATACAGACATTACCGATCTCATTGATGCCATCAATTCGGGGCAAGTTCACAAATATATTACTAAGCCTTGGGAGCCAGACCAACTAAAGCTGGTGGTGTCTGAGGCAACTCAAAATTATGATTTGCTAAAGCAGCGTTCTGAGGAATTAAGCCGATCGCGAGCTCAGAATGCTTTGTTGTCAGCAATTGTAGAAATTACTCAAAGTTCTTACCAAATATCGAATTGTGTACTGCCCTTAGCAAGTGCCTTTTGGCAAAATTTTGGCGCAGATGCCGTGATTTTGCAGTTAGTTGAGCATGGTACTCTCACTGATACTCAAGCGATATGTGGTAATTCCTATTGGGATTTAGCGACCGATCCGCTAGTGCATACAGCGATCGCCACAGGTCAGTCACAAGTTTGTTTGAATGTAGACGATCCTGATCAACAATATAAAACTAACATCGCGATCGCAATTACTTTTCGGGAAGAAGTTTTAGGTATATTCTCGATGAGATGGTTATCTCCAAACGCGATTAGTTCTGGTGATGTTACCGCAATTCAGCAATGCGCTGATGAAGTGGCGATCGCTCTTACCTGTATCCGCTACTATGCCCAACTTTGA
- the fba gene encoding class II fructose-bisphosphate aldolase (catalyzes the reversible aldol condensation of dihydroxyacetonephosphate and glyceraldehyde 3-phosphate in the Calvin cycle, glycolysis, and/or gluconeogenesis) produces MALVPMRLLLDHAAENGYGIPAFNVNNMEQIQSIMQAANETNSPVILQASRGARNYAGENFLRHLILAAAETYPHLPIVMHQDHGNAPSTCFSAIQNGFTSVMMDGSLEADAKTPASYEYNVEVTSKVVEVAHAFGASVEGELGCLGSLETGKGEAEDGHGFEGALDHSQLLTDPEEAADFVERTQVDALAVAIGTSHGAYKFTRKPTGEILAISRIEEIHRLLPNTHLVMHGSSSVPEDLLAMINEYGGAIPETYGVPVEEIQKGIKSGVRKVNIDTDCRLAITAAVREALTKNPKEFDPRHFLKPSIKYMQKVCADRYVQFEAAGQASKIKQVSIYDFVPKYAKGELKQVRRQVVGA; encoded by the coding sequence ATGGCTTTAGTACCAATGCGCCTGCTGCTCGATCACGCGGCTGAAAATGGATATGGCATTCCTGCATTTAACGTCAACAACATGGAGCAGATCCAATCGATCATGCAGGCTGCTAATGAAACCAACAGCCCTGTAATCCTACAAGCATCTCGTGGCGCGCGCAATTATGCAGGCGAAAATTTCTTACGTCACTTAATTTTGGCTGCTGCCGAAACTTATCCCCATCTCCCTATCGTGATGCACCAAGATCATGGTAATGCCCCTTCGACTTGCTTCTCGGCAATTCAAAATGGCTTTACAAGCGTGATGATGGATGGCTCATTGGAAGCTGATGCTAAGACTCCTGCTAGCTATGAGTACAACGTGGAAGTTACTTCTAAAGTTGTCGAAGTTGCCCATGCGTTTGGCGCAAGCGTTGAAGGCGAACTAGGATGTCTAGGCTCCCTCGAAACTGGTAAGGGTGAAGCTGAAGATGGACATGGTTTTGAAGGTGCTTTGGATCATTCTCAACTTTTAACCGATCCTGAAGAAGCTGCTGACTTCGTAGAGCGTACTCAAGTTGACGCTTTGGCAGTTGCGATCGGTACTAGCCACGGTGCTTATAAGTTTACTCGCAAACCTACTGGCGAAATCCTTGCCATTAGCCGTATCGAAGAAATTCACCGCCTCTTGCCTAATACTCACCTCGTCATGCATGGTTCTTCTTCAGTTCCTGAAGATCTACTTGCGATGATCAACGAGTACGGTGGTGCTATTCCTGAAACCTATGGTGTACCTGTTGAAGAAATTCAAAAGGGTATTAAGTCTGGTGTTCGTAAGGTTAATATCGATACTGACTGTCGTCTTGCAATCACTGCGGCGGTTCGTGAAGCTTTGACAAAGAATCCTAAGGAATTCGATCCTCGGCACTTCTTGAAACCATCGATCAAGTACATGCAAAAGGTATGTGCCGATCGCTATGTTCAGTTTGAAGCTGCTGGTCAAGCTAGCAAGATCAAGCAAGTTAGCATTTACGACTTCGTTCCTAAGTATGCTAAGGGCGAATTGAAGCAAGTTCGTCGTCAAGTTGTTGGCGCTTAA
- the apcB gene encoding allophycocyanin subunit beta, with amino-acid sequence MPQDAITSLISTYDATGKYFDRDALDTLKSYFATGNARLSASAAITANAASIVRKAGSQLFEEVPDLIRPGGNAYTTRRFAACLRDLDYYLRYASYALVAGNNDVLDERVLQGLRDTYSSLGVAIGPTVRGIQILKELVFDLVGESADWLGAPFEYMASELGENNL; translated from the coding sequence ATGCCACAGGATGCAATCACTAGCCTGATCAGTACATACGATGCTACTGGTAAATATTTTGATCGCGATGCCTTGGATACCCTCAAGTCTTATTTTGCTACAGGCAACGCTCGTCTATCTGCTTCTGCTGCGATCACCGCTAATGCTGCATCGATTGTCCGCAAGGCTGGCTCACAGTTATTTGAAGAAGTCCCCGACCTCATCCGTCCCGGTGGCAACGCTTATACCACCCGTCGTTTTGCCGCTTGTTTACGTGACTTGGACTATTACTTGCGCTATGCCTCCTATGCTCTAGTTGCTGGTAACAATGATGTTCTCGACGAAAGAGTATTACAAGGTTTACGTGATACCTACAGCTCTCTGGGCGTAGCCATTGGACCGACTGTACGTGGTATCCAAATCCTAAAAGAGCTAGTTTTTGATTTAGTAGGTGAAAGTGCTGACTGGCTTGGCGCACCTTTTGAATATATGGCTAGTGAATTGGGCGAAAATAATCTATAG
- a CDS encoding FIST N-terminal domain-containing protein: protein MKWVTSLSTKISLEAAVQDLSQQVLIALGDKSLDLGFLFVSTAFASDYPRLLPLLADKLPIKKLVGCSGGGIVGNGREFEDKPAIALLVGHLPNTEAKVFHLNDNDLPDLDSSPDRWEKLTEVAPSLAPSFVLVGDPFSFPINDLIQGLDFAYPNAVKVGGLASSGGMGANALFCFHEQHKYKLYRTGLLGVALWGDVTIDPVVAQGCRPIGKIMQVSECERNLILGLEGKPPLSLLQDTVGDLSQSDRELAQHSLFIGVVMNEFKANPSQGDFLIRNIIGVDPRSGAIAVGDRMRPGQRIQLHLRDGKASAEDLEEALTNYMNQLSLEAPNVSPTAALMFSCMGRGERLYGKPNFDSELLQKHIGLIPFSGFFCSGEIGPVSGTTFLHGYTSVFGIVRPKS, encoded by the coding sequence ATGAAGTGGGTAACTAGTCTTTCGACAAAAATATCTTTGGAAGCTGCGGTGCAAGACCTATCTCAGCAAGTATTGATAGCGCTTGGAGATAAATCGCTTGATTTAGGTTTTTTATTTGTATCCACTGCCTTTGCCAGTGACTATCCACGTTTGTTACCGCTACTTGCTGATAAATTGCCAATCAAAAAATTAGTTGGTTGTTCAGGGGGTGGCATTGTCGGTAATGGGCGCGAGTTTGAAGATAAACCTGCGATCGCTTTGTTAGTTGGACATTTACCAAATACTGAAGCTAAAGTATTTCACTTAAATGATAATGATTTGCCTGACTTAGATAGCTCTCCTGATCGCTGGGAAAAATTAACCGAAGTCGCACCATCTCTTGCTCCTAGTTTTGTCTTAGTTGGCGATCCTTTTTCATTTCCCATTAACGATTTAATCCAAGGGCTAGATTTTGCCTATCCCAATGCGGTAAAAGTCGGCGGATTAGCTAGCAGTGGAGGCATGGGAGCTAATGCCTTGTTCTGCTTCCACGAACAGCATAAATATAAGCTTTACCGCACAGGCTTGCTCGGTGTAGCGCTATGGGGCGATGTGACAATTGATCCCGTAGTTGCTCAGGGCTGTCGTCCTATTGGCAAGATCATGCAGGTTTCTGAGTGTGAGCGCAATTTAATTTTAGGACTAGAGGGTAAACCACCTTTATCTTTACTACAAGATACCGTTGGTGATTTGAGCCAAAGCGATCGCGAATTGGCTCAGCATTCATTATTTATTGGTGTAGTAATGAATGAGTTTAAGGCAAATCCATCACAGGGAGATTTCTTAATTCGCAATATTATTGGTGTCGATCCGCGTTCTGGAGCAATCGCTGTTGGCGATCGGATGCGTCCGGGGCAGAGAATTCAGCTTCATTTACGCGATGGTAAAGCCTCAGCAGAGGATCTAGAAGAAGCACTAACCAATTATATGAATCAGTTAAGTTTAGAGGCTCCTAATGTATCTCCCACGGCTGCGCTGATGTTTTCCTGTATGGGGCGTGGCGAGCGGCTCTATGGCAAGCCCAATTTTGATTCAGAATTATTACAAAAGCATATTGGGTTAATTCCCTTTAGTGGCTTTTTCTGTTCAGGAGAAATTGGTCCCGTCAGTGGCACAACATTCCTACATGGTTATACCTCAGTCTTTGGTATTGTCAGACCAAAAAGCTAA
- a CDS encoding restriction endonuclease subunit R, with amino-acid sequence MTVLNASTLTLDQVYHYLKFRELSYTSFKSLLHLEPLSEFEITELAQIQNDFKNYLTDGKVLEGMVKALSILPLLRLAGFYRAPIKMQMEQEIDRINIEDEDISITGRLDLICVNKDRPKMNDIAFWVLAIESKNTSISASEGLPQLLTYAYKSLENQKAVWGLTTNGVYYEFVYIQQSVDQDSYSTYQPLPSLHLMEPESSEKLLQVLKAICKVQNGLF; translated from the coding sequence ATGACTGTCCTCAACGCTAGCACTTTAACTTTAGATCAGGTTTATCATTACCTGAAATTTCGTGAGTTGTCATATACCTCTTTCAAGTCTTTGCTCCATTTAGAGCCATTGTCCGAATTTGAGATTACTGAACTTGCTCAAATTCAGAATGACTTCAAAAATTATTTGACAGATGGAAAAGTCTTAGAAGGTATGGTCAAGGCGCTGTCAATTTTACCATTGCTAAGATTGGCAGGCTTTTATCGTGCGCCGATCAAGATGCAAATGGAGCAGGAAATAGATCGGATTAATATTGAAGATGAGGATATTAGTATTACGGGGCGCTTAGATCTGATCTGTGTTAATAAAGATCGCCCAAAAATGAATGACATTGCCTTTTGGGTTTTAGCGATCGAATCGAAGAATACGAGTATCAGCGCATCGGAAGGATTGCCTCAGCTACTGACCTATGCCTATAAAAGTTTAGAAAATCAAAAAGCAGTATGGGGTTTAACAACTAATGGCGTGTACTACGAGTTTGTGTATATTCAACAAAGTGTTGATCAAGACTCATACTCTACTTATCAGCCATTACCATCGTTGCATTTAATGGAACCTGAGTCTTCTGAAAAATTACTGCAAGTCTTAAAAGCAATTTGCAAAGTTCAAAATGGTCTTTTTTAG
- the dxs gene encoding 1-deoxy-D-xylulose-5-phosphate synthase — MRLSEVTHPNQLHGLTISQLESIAKEIRQKHLETIAATGGHLGPGLGVVELTLALYQTLDLDRDKVVWDVGHQAYPHKLITGRYKNFHTLRQKDGIAGYLNRRESEFDHFGAGHASTSISAALGMAIARDLQGDNYKTVAIIGDGSLTGGMALEAINHAGHLPKTNLLVVLNDNEMSISANVGAIPKYLNKMRLSPPMKFITNNLEGQIRNIPFVGEQISPEIERIKDNLKIVTMVQNKVGAVFEELGFTYIGPVDGHNLKELIDTFKMAHTLTGPVMVHVSTTKGKGYSYAEADRVGYHAQNSFDLATGKAKPSTSSKPKPPSYSKVFSDTLIKLAEHDKRIVAITAAMSTGTGLDKFQAALPNQFIDVGIAEQHAVTVAAGMACEGMRPVAAIYSTFLQRAYDQIIHDVCIQNLPVFFCLDRAGIVGADGPTHQGMYDISYLRCIPNIVLMAPKDEAEMQSMIVTGLTHNGAIAMRYPRGNGVGAPLQDEDIEPLPIGKAEVLREGKDVLLLAYGSMVYPSLQVAELLNEHGVSATVVNARFAKPLDTELILPLAQKIGKVVTLEEGCLMGGFGSAVLEAMNDANVLAPVYRIGVPDILVEHASPEQSFNSLGLSSGQICDRILNQFAFNKQTAASAS, encoded by the coding sequence ATGCGGTTAAGTGAAGTTACCCACCCTAACCAGTTGCATGGTTTGACGATCTCGCAATTGGAGTCTATCGCAAAGGAAATTAGGCAAAAACATTTAGAAACGATCGCTGCTACAGGCGGACACCTCGGTCCTGGGCTAGGCGTAGTCGAGCTAACCCTCGCTTTATACCAAACCCTTGATTTGGATCGCGACAAGGTTGTGTGGGATGTGGGGCATCAAGCCTATCCCCACAAATTGATTACAGGGCGCTACAAAAATTTCCATACCTTGCGGCAAAAGGATGGGATTGCAGGCTACCTCAACCGTCGCGAAAGTGAATTTGATCACTTCGGGGCTGGTCACGCTTCGACGAGTATTTCGGCGGCTCTGGGTATGGCGATCGCCCGCGATTTGCAAGGTGATAATTATAAAACTGTGGCGATCATCGGTGACGGTTCCTTGACAGGTGGCATGGCGCTAGAAGCAATTAATCATGCAGGGCATCTTCCCAAAACGAATTTATTAGTTGTCCTCAATGACAATGAAATGTCGATTTCGGCAAACGTGGGCGCAATTCCTAAGTACCTGAATAAAATGCGTCTCAGCCCACCGATGAAATTCATCACCAACAATCTAGAGGGACAGATCCGTAATATCCCCTTTGTGGGCGAACAAATCAGCCCTGAGATTGAAAGAATTAAGGACAATCTCAAGATTGTGACAATGGTACAAAACAAAGTGGGAGCCGTATTTGAGGAACTCGGCTTTACTTATATTGGTCCCGTCGATGGTCACAATCTCAAGGAATTGATCGATACCTTCAAGATGGCGCATACGCTCACAGGCCCCGTCATGGTTCACGTTAGCACCACTAAGGGTAAGGGCTACAGCTATGCTGAAGCCGATCGCGTTGGCTACCATGCTCAAAACTCCTTTGACCTCGCTACAGGCAAAGCGAAACCATCGACTTCTAGCAAGCCAAAGCCTCCTAGCTACTCCAAGGTTTTCTCAGATACGCTGATTAAACTTGCGGAGCATGACAAGCGCATTGTCGCCATTACCGCAGCCATGTCTACGGGGACAGGTTTAGATAAATTCCAAGCCGCCTTACCTAATCAATTTATTGATGTTGGCATTGCTGAGCAACATGCTGTTACCGTAGCCGCAGGTATGGCTTGCGAAGGAATGCGCCCCGTTGCCGCGATTTATTCCACCTTCCTCCAACGCGCCTATGACCAGATCATCCATGATGTCTGTATTCAGAATTTGCCCGTCTTCTTCTGTCTCGATCGCGCAGGTATTGTGGGAGCCGATGGACCTACGCACCAAGGGATGTATGACATTTCCTATCTACGCTGTATCCCTAACATCGTGCTGATGGCTCCCAAGGACGAAGCCGAAATGCAAAGCATGATCGTTACGGGCTTAACTCACAATGGCGCGATCGCTATGCGTTATCCTCGCGGTAACGGTGTGGGCGCACCATTGCAAGATGAGGACATCGAGCCATTACCAATCGGCAAAGCTGAAGTGTTGCGCGAAGGTAAGGATGTATTGTTACTCGCCTATGGCTCAATGGTTTATCCTTCGCTACAGGTTGCGGAACTCCTCAATGAGCATGGAGTTAGCGCCACTGTCGTTAACGCCCGCTTTGCGAAGCCCCTAGATACCGAGCTAATCCTACCCCTTGCTCAAAAAATCGGTAAGGTAGTCACCCTTGAAGAAGGTTGCTTGATGGGTGGATTTGGTAGCGCAGTTCTAGAAGCCATGAATGATGCGAATGTATTGGCTCCCGTTTACCGCATTGGGGTTCCTGACATTCTCGTTGAACATGCTTCCCCAGAGCAGTCCTTCAATTCTCTTGGTTTATCCAGTGGACAAATCTGCGATCGCATCCTCAACCAGTTTGCTTTTAATAAACAAACTGCGGCAAGTGCTAGTTAA